The sequence AGATCAATTGGCGCTCAGACTCTCCCATGCGTTGCCTAATCCTGATCGGATGCGTGAGCAAATCACTTCATGGCAGACCCGTTTGCAACAAGCGTGGTCAGTACAAATCGATAATTTCAAGCGCAACCAAAATCACTATCAATTGCAACTCGAGATGCTCAATCCCCAGCGCACCCTAGAGCGGGGCTATGCCGTGATTCTGAATCCAGCAATGCAAGCGATCCGCAAGCCCCAAGACTTAAATACGCAAAACCAGTTTGAAGTACGCTTAGCAGATGGGTCTTCTCAAGTTCGATTTAAGGATTTAAATCCCCTGTAATGCTTACTATCTTTGAGTTATTATACAAGTAATTATTTTGTATAATAACCAAAATGACGAACAAAATCCTCTACAAGCCACTCTCCTTGTCCGCACAAACGGCTTATGCTGAGCTGCAGGACCAATTACGCATTCAGGCAATTGACAGATTGCGGGCCTTGCCAGGAGCATTTCACCGTCAGTTGCAAAAAGGCCGTTCTTACGTTTATTACGGCTATCGCGACATTGATGGCCGTGGGCGTATGGCATATTTGGGGCCTGAAAATGAGCGTGTTTTAGAGTTGATAGAGAGCCGTAAAAAAGTAAAAGAGGGCTCTATTCAGGATCAAACGCAAAAATTGACTGCTTCAGCTCAAGCTTTGGGTTGTATGGGTACGCTTCAAAAACATTTTCGTGTCATCAACCGACTTGAGCAATATGGATTTTTTAGTGCAGGGGGGATTTTAATTGGCACCCACGCATTTTTAGCGATGGGTAATATGCTGGGGGTGCAATGGACATCTGCACAGCAAACAATGGATGTCGATTTTGCTCATGCAGGTAATAATGTTTCGATTGCCTTGGCTGCCAATATGAAGATTTCTGTTCATGATGCTCTGAGTTCATTGGAGATGGGTTTACTGCCGATTGCAGAGTTCTCTGGCAAAACAGGGGCTCAGTACCGTAATCCCCTAGACCCGGAACTGCGTCTGGATTTTGTTACTGCCGAAACTCGTAGCGGAGGCCCAGTTGTTCTGCCTGAACTAGGCCTTGCACTCGAGTGTTTAAAATTTATGGAGTTCTCTTTGGTTGATACAACCCAGGCAGTTCTTCTGAGTAAGCAAGGTGCTTGTATAGTGAATATTCCTTCACCAGAGCGCTACGCAGTGCATAAGTTAATTGTTTACGGGGAGAGGCCCAATAGCGATCGTGTAAAAGCAAATAAAGATCTCATGCAGGCCGCTGCTATTTTTCAAGTGCTGTCTGATAATGGGCAAATAGAGTTAATTAGGAGAGCTTGGCGCAACGCTGAAGAACGTGGACCAGGATGGAAAAAAAGACTCAATCAGGGTAAGTCGGCGCTCTTAAAACAATATCCAGAACTATTAAAGATCAGTAACGCGTAATTTCTATTGACCGGATTAATTTAAAAAATATTTGGCTCTATCTGCAACTGCACCCCAAAGGTTTCTTGCACCTTGTCTTGAATCTGTTTTGCTAGACCAAGAATATCTTGAGCGCTACCGCCACCATAGTTCACTAAGACCAAGGCCTGTTTGTTGTAGACCCCTACAGGCCCTATTCGTTTGCCTTTGAAGCCGCATTGATCAATCAGCCAGCCTGCTGCCAGCTTACGCTGACCTACTGCATCTGGAAAAGACACTATTGCGGGATATTGCTTTGCTAGCTCGGTGCATTGCGCTTCACTGACAATCGGGTTCTGAAAAAAACTGCCTGCATTACCCAAGACTTTAGGATCAGGCAATTTGCTCGAGCGTATGGCACAAACGGCATTGAAAATTTCTAGTGGGGTGGGGCTCTGATTGGAAAACTGTTTTGCTAGTTCAGCGTAAGTCAATTTTGGGGCCCAGGCTTTTGGAAGTTTAAAAGTGACTTGGGTGATGATGAAACGATTGGGATTCTGTTTGAAGTAACTATCGCGATAAGCAAACTCACACTCGCGATTACTCAAAGTAACAAAGCCGTTTTTTTCAGTATCAAAAGCCTGCACGTTCTCAATAAAGTGAGCGACTTCCAAGCCATAAGCGCCAATATTTTGAATTGGAGAGGCGCCTACGGTTCCTGGAATAAGGGCAAGGTTTTCCATTCCGGGAAAACCTTGCGCAAGAGTCCACTGTACAAAATCGTGCCAATGTTCACCAGCACCTACTCGAATCAATGTCTCTGTTCTATCGCTAGAAATAACTTCTCTGCCAGCAATATCGATTAAAAGGGTGATCCCAGGCAATACGCTTGGAAGAACCACATTACTGCCTCCCCCTAAGACTTGCCAAGGCAGGCCATGAGCTTTGATGTCTTGTAAAAGCAAAGGAATTTGCTCGGATTTGGAAATCACAATCGCTTGCTCAGCGTAGGACTCGATTCCTAAGGTATTGCGCTGCAAGAGCCCAAGCTTTGGCGTGCAGTTGGCAAGGGTTGTGCTTGATGAGGGCAAGTTCATGCCACAATCTTATTCGTCTTCGGCGTTTTGGGAAAAAAATCCCAGAAAATGCTAAAAAAGTGCAAAGTTAAAGTATTCATACAGGAGTGAAAAATGCCCTCATTTGATGTGGTTTGTGAACCCGATATGGTTGAACTTAAAAATGCCATTGAGCAGTCCAATAAAGAAATCGCCAATCGCTTTGACTTCAAAGGTTCGGATAGCCGAGTCGAGCAAAAAGATGAAGCCCTCATTTTGTATGGCGATGATGACTTTAAATTGGGTCAGGTCAGAGATGTGCTGGTTGGTAAGATGGCCAAGCGCAACGTCGATGTGCGTTATCTGAAAGACGATAAGACCGAGACGATTGGTGGCGATAAGCGCAAGCAAACCATGAAGATCCAAAAAGGCATTACCTCAGAGTTGTCTAAAAAAGTCGTTCGCATCATTAAAGATAGCAAGATCAAAGTGCAAGCCAGTATTCAAGGTGACGCTGTGCGCGTCACTGGTGGTAAGCGCGATGATCTACAAGAAGTGATGACTATGTTGCGTAAAGAAGTTACTGAGGCGCCACTGGGTTTTAATAATTTCCGTGACTAAGGCATTGGAGGTTTGACCACTTTACTTGGTGGGTTATGTATATTATAGTAATATACATAAATGATTGATTTTGAGCTAATATTAGGGCTCCAGTGGGACGCAGGAAATGCTTATAAAAATAAGGATAAGCATGGTGTATCGCAGGTGGAGGCTGAAGAGATCTTTTTTAATCAGCCGCTATTGATTCAGGATGATGCTAAACACAGTATTGGGGAAAGTCGATTTCTTGCTCTGGGTATCACTGCAGATGGTAAACAGTTATCGGTAATTTTTACCTTGAGGGTTCAAAGCAGCTTGATCCGTGTGGATTCAGCAAGGCCGATGAGCAAGAAAGAGAGGGAATTTTATGAAAAAGTCCAATAAAGTAATTCCACAATTTAAGAGCGAGAAAGAGGAGCGCGCATTCTGGGAAAAGAATGATGCTTCAGAATATTTTGATTTATCCAAAGCGGTACGTGTGGTCATGCCCAATCTAAAACCAACTACAGCCTCAATTTCTTTGCGCTTATCTCAAAGTTTTCTAGAGGGGATTAAATTACAAGCAAATAAAATGGATGTGCCTTATCAGTCGCTTATGAAAGTCTGGCTAGCTGAAAAACTAGAAGAGGCAACCAAATAAGGAAGGTTGTTAATCCGCTTTTTAAGGTTGAACACCTTGATTAATCAATCAAGCCAACAAGCCATCGACCAATTTTGCGATGCTTGTTGGTTAGAAGATGGCCTTTCCCAAAACAGCCTAGCGGCCTATCGACGTGACTTACTGCTCTTTGCGCAGTGGCTCTATTTGCAAAATAGCAAAATCGATTTATACGGCGTAGGTGAAAAAGAACTCACTGCCTATATTGCTTCTAAGCGCAGTGACAAGGCGACTACGGCTAATCGACGCTTAACCGTCTTTAAAAGGTTTTACCGTCATGCGCTGCGCATGAATTTAGTGAAGGCAGATCCTTGTTTGGGATTGCGTGCCGCTAAGCAAGCCTTGCGTTTTCCGAAGACACTCTCCGAGGCGCAAGTCACTGATTTACTCAATGCCCCAGATATTGATACGCCTTTGGGACTGCGGGATCGCACGATGTTAGAGCTCATGTATGCCAGTGGCCTGCGTGTTTCTGAAATCGTTTCCTTAAAAACGATTGCCATAGGCTTGAATGAAGGCGTTGTGAGGGTGGTAAACGGTAAGGGCGGTAAAGAACGTCTTGTGCCTTTTGGAGCAGAAGCAGGGCAGTGGTTGCGTCGATATTTGGCCGATGCCAGAACTTCGATTCTGGAAGGTAAAACCAGTGATGCCGTTTTTATTGGGCGTCATACGGGCGGGGCGCTGACACGCCAAGCCTTTTGGGCCTTAATTAAACGCTATGCATTACAAGCCAATATTCCTGTGGCTTTATCACCGCACACCTTAAGACACGCATTTGCAACGCATTTACTCAATCATGGTGCGGATTTGCGGGTCGTACAACTCTTATTGGGACATGCTGATATTTCGACGACCCAGATCTATACCCATGTAGCGCGTGAACGCCTGAAATCGATTCATCAGCAGCACCATCCGCGTGGTGCGTGAGCATAAGTGGTTAAGATAGGGCTATGGATCCTTTAGTCTACTTACTCATTCCCATTGCTTATTTAATTGGTTCAATTTCTTTTGCCGTGATTGTCAGCAAAAGTATGGGATTACCTGATCCTTATACCTATGGTTCCGGTAACCCGGGTGCCACTAATGTGCTGCGCACCGGTAATAAAAAAGCGGCTGTACTTACCCTGATTGGCGATGGTGCCAAAGGCTTTATTGCGCTAGTACTGGCTCGCTGGCTCTTGGGTGATGACACTTTGGTTGGGACCTTGAACTCTTGGGTCCTTTGCGGCGTAGTGCTGGCCGTATTTTTGGGGCACCTCTTTCCTATCTTTCATGGCTTTAAGGGTGGTAAAGGAGTTGCAACAGCCTGCGGTATTTTGTTTGGCATCAACTGGATATTGGGCTTAGCCACATTAAGCACTTGGTTGATTGTGGCTTTTTTTACCCGATACTCATCTTTGGCGGCGATCTGCGCTGCCATCTTTGCTCCGGTGTATTGCGTCTTTTTATTTGGTGTTGAGCCGATGGGCCTGACTTTGACAGTCATGTGTGTATTGATGCTCTGGCGCCATCGCAATAACATCGTCAAATTATTGGATGGATCCGAAACGCGGATTGGTTCAAAGAAAACCTAAGAAAGAAAACACATGACCATCGCCTACGCTTGCATCCTCTTCATGGGTTTGTTGCCTTATGTCGCTGCTGGAATTGCTAAAAAAGGTTTTCAGAACTACGACAATAGCCGGCCGCGTGAGTGGTTAGCAAAACAAGAAGGTTTTCGAGCAAGAGCCAATGCTGCTCAAGCCAATCTCTTTGAATCCCTGCCATTATTTTTTGCTGCGGTCATCATTGCGTCCATTGCGCATGCTCCCCAAGCCAATTTAGATCTGCTATCGATTGCTTTTGTCTCTACCCGTATCGTTTATCTGATTTGCTATGTCGGTAACTGGCCTACCGCAAGATCCATTGTGTGGACCTGCGGTATCGCCTGTATAGTCGCGATCTTTTGTCAAATTTAATTATTCATCACCTACCTTTATGCCAACTAAACCCATCCCTAAAAAAACAGTAGCAAACAAGCCTGCGACCAAGCAGGCGTCTACTAAGCAAGTCGTGAGCAAGAAAACGGCTCGTGCAGTTAGTAAGAGTGATGCTGGCACTCCCTTATCGGTCATTATTCGCCGCCGTATTGTGGCGCAAAAGGCGCGCTTTCATGCCAATGACAATATTTCTGCGTTTATTAAGCCCGGTGAGTTAGAGGGCTTGGTTGATGAAGTAGCGCAAAAGATGCAAGCCGTTTTAGAAAGTTTGGTGATCGATACTGACAATGATCACAATACCAAAAAAACGAGTGAGCGCGTTGCTAAGATGTACGTGCAAGAAGTCTTTAATGGGCGCTATGTAGAGCAACCCACCTTAACCAAGTTTCCCAATGTCAGTCACCTCAATGAGCTGATGATCATTGGTCCAATTACGGTTCGTAGCGCTTGCTCGCACCACCTATGTCCTATCATGGGCCGCATTTGGATTGGGGTCTTGCCCAGTAAAACTTCAGCTTTGATTGGTTTATCCAAGTACTCTCGCTTAACGGAGTGGGTCATGTGTCGCCCGCAAATTCAGGAAGAGGCTGTGGTCGAGCTAGCCGATATGCTGGAGAAAAAGATTAAGCCCATTGGCGTTGCGGTGGTGATGGAGGCCGATCACTTTTGTATGCAATGGCGCGGTGTGAAAGATCGGGATTCCAAAATGATCAATAGCGTGATGCGCGGCTCATTTTTAAAAGATCCCAATTTGCGCCGAGAATTTCTCTCCTTAATTGATAAGCGTTAATTGAAAAATAGTTACTGATCAATATTGAGCTGATGCGCAACTTACTCTCCATCATCTGTAGCTTGCTTTTGTTTGGTCTGCTTGCGTGTTCGGGACCGCAGTTCCCCAAGACCAATAGCGATCCAGCTAAAAATAATGCCAAAACGTTCAATCAAGATTTAAATGATTGCATCGAGGTGTATCCAGATGGCTTAGCCGGTGTTCATGTAAAGCAGCGCATCTCGTGCATGAACCTCAAAGGTTGGCATTAATAGTTAGGCTAAACCAGCCAATTTTGTTTTGAGAACAATTCTCAAGTAAATAGCCAATGAAATCAGGCTCTTAAGTCGTCTGCAACGCGAGTAAATCTTCTGTTTTATGATTCCTTCAGTTTCTTGTGTTTACCCTTAACTCTCTGGAGATCGTATGCAAAACAGTCGTCGCCAATTCATGATTCTTTCCGCTGCTGGTGCTGCAACTTTGGCTTTAAATAGCAAAGTTCAAGCGCAAGCGATGGTTTCTCCTACTGATCCCCAGGCTGTTGCATTGGGTTATGTAGCTGATGCTTCTAAAGTAGACAAAGCAAAATACCCCAAGTTTGTGGCCGGTTCCCATTGCGGTAACTGTGCGCTTTATCAAGGCGCTGCTGGTTCTGCTGCTGGCGGCTGCGCATTGTTTGCTGGTAAGCAAGTGCACAGCGCTGGCTGGTGCTCTGCATATAATAAGAAGGCGTAATTTGGTCTTGCTTTAGCTAATGCAAATAAAGCCACCTTCGGGTGGCTTTATTTTTTACTCCTTAGCCTAATCTAGCTGGTACAGTTGTCTGTGTAGTAGTTTGGACATTGATGTCTGAGCAGGTATAGAAACTTAATTTTTTTATCCACTTTTTAAATGACGATTCAATTTCAAAATCAGACTCTCAATCCTCTTATCGCTAATTTAGAGATTTTTAAGGCCTATCAACAATCGCCTTATCTTTCTTTAAAGCACTCGGCTTACTTTCAGGTGTATGAAGAGTTGCTTTCACAGTACCGCGGTAAATCCATCACCTTTGTAGAGGTCGGCGTACTGAATGGCGGTTCTTTATTTATGTGGCGCAATTTCTTTGGCCCCCAAGCCCGAATCATCGGTATCGATTTCAACCCGCTAGCCAAACGCTGGGAGCAAGATGGCTTTGAGATTTATATCGGCAGCCAAAGTAGCTCTGATTTTTGGAAGAATTTTTTTAGCGCAGTTGGACCAGTCGATGTTTTATTGGATGATGGTGGTCATACTAATGAGCAGCAAATCGTTACTACACATGAAGCAATTCCCTTTATCAAGGATGGCGGCTTGCTACTAGTTGAAGATGTGCATACAAGCTACTTCAAGGATTTTGGTAACCCTTCAAAATATTCATTCATCAACTATGCAAAGCAATTTGTGGATGTGGTGAACTCCAGATTTCCTGGCGTTCAGCCTGCTCCTCAGGCTCGATTTAAGAAAGCGGTTTACTCGGTTCACTTTTATGACTCAATCGTAGGACTGAGCGTTGATCGGACTAAATGTTTTACCAGTAGCTGGACCTCGAATGAGGGGCAAACTTTTGAGGCTGAAGACTATCGGCATCACGATAGCGCTGCAAGGCAACTTAATCAGGCCTTAATCAAAACTTTTCACAAGGTGGGTCTGAAAGTGAGTATGGGTAAGTTTCTCAAGCTTGTAGAGGCGCCGCTGGTTAAAAATCGGTTAAAGCGGTTCTTCAAGTAAGCACTCCTTCAAAAATTGGCTTTTAATCAGTAAGCTTGAATCAGGTAATTCAAGGGACGAGATAAATATGCGCACCATCAAAGAGAGCCTTAAGCACTGTTTGTTTTATTTGGGTGGCGACCAACCGCCGGTTAGCTGGCAGGAGAGGGCGCGCACTTTTTTAGGAGCGTTTCTTGGTCTAATGTTAGTAATCACTATCGCCAAGTACCTTGGTGAGACTGTAGGAATTGATGAATGGTTGATGGCCTCTTTAGGAGCAAGTGCATTGTTAGTTTTTGCTCTTCCGCAAAGTCCTTTGGCTCAACCTTGGGCCGTGATTGCCGGCAATACGCTCTCAGCTTTAGTGGGCATCACCTGCGCCCACTTTACGGATTTACCCATTTCAGTGACTTTGGCGCTAGCGGCTTCTCTGTCGATTTTGGGGATGTTTATTCTGCGCTGCTTGCACCCCCCTGCAGCTGCAGTAGCCCTTATTGCAGTTCTAGGCCATGGCTTGCAATATCGCTATGCTTTTTTCCCAGTGATGGTCGATTCCATCCTCTTGGTCATAACTGGTGGCATTTATAGCAATCTGACTGGTAAGGTTTACCCAAACCAGCCAAAATAGGGCTCTAGTACCCTAAAAATACGTTATTTGATCTTGCCGGCGGCAATCGAGGCTTTGCAGTCCTGAATGCTGTAGTTCTGAAATTTGCCAAAGTTCTCTTTACGAACCGATTGTCCGCATTCTGAGACCGAATTGCGTAAATTGATTTTAGGGATATTGCCTGTGCTCATGAAAATCTCCTCTATTTTTTGTAATGAATCATTTGCCCATTAGTTTGCACCCTAAAAGCCTATAAAATCAACCCACTAAGCGAAAACTCAACAAATCAGGATTCATTGACCTTATGACTAGTGTTACCCCCGTCATCCTTTGTGGTGGTTCCGGCACGCGTCTTTGGCCTTTATCTCGCTCTGGCTTTCCTAAGCAATTTTTAGTGCTATCTGGGAGTGACTCAAAACAAAGTTTGTTTCAAGAAGCGATTGAGCGCATTAATGCAATTGGTAATCAAGACATTACTTTAGGTCCAACCTTAATTGTCACTAATGAAGAGCATCGCTTTTTAGCTTTAGATCAATTACGCGAGTTGCCCGAAATTAAAGCGACGCTTTTACTTGAACCGATTGGTCGCAATACAGCCCCCGCACTGACCTTAGCCGCTTTTCAAGCGCGAGATGGCGGATCCAATACTGAGCTTGATCCAATTTTGGTGATTACCCCTGCGGATCAAACTGTACAAAACACGGCTGCATTTGTTAAAGCTTTGCAAGAGTGCATTGCAGTAGTTAATGCAGATCAAAGTAAAAAGACCATTGCCATTTTAGGGATCACACCCACAGCGCCTGAGACGGGCTATGGCTATATTGAGCGTATGCAAGAGCAGGGCGCTCATCATGAATACACCGTTGCCAAGTTTGTGGAAAAGCCAGATAGCAAAACTGCGCAGAGTTATTTGGCTGATGGAAACTATCTGTGGAATAGTGGGATGTTTGTCCTGCGCGCGAGTACTTGGTTGGCAGCTTTAAAAGAATTCAGATCCGATATTTTTGGCGCGAGTGAAACCGCGTGGCAAGGCAAAAGCATGGATCAATCGGGCGAGGTCAGTTTTGTTAGGCCTGATACAGCCTTATTTACAAGTATTCCTAGCGAATCAATTGACTACGCCGTCATTGAAAAATGCCCGGGCACCAGTTTTAGTGTCAAGATGGTAGAGCTCAATGCCGGTTGGAATGACTTGGGTGCTTGGGATGCCGTTTGGCAAGTGGGTAGTCAAGATAGCAATGGCAACGTCACGAGTGGCGACACCTTACTCTCCAATACCAAGAACTCTTTAGTCCACGCCAGTACCCGTTTAGTGAGTACCGTGGGTATTGATAATTTAGTGATTATTGAAACAGCGGATGCCGTATTAGTAGCCGATAGAGCCAACAGCCAGGATGTGAAACACATCGTCTCTCAATTAGATGCGCAAAAGCGGGAAGAGAAAAATCTCCATCGTAAGGTCGCTCGGCCTTGGGGTTGGTATGACAGTGTGGACGAGGGCGAGCGCTTTAAAGTGAAACGTATTCAGGTAAAGCCGGGCGCCAGCCTGTCCTTGCAAATGCATCATCATCGCGCTGAGCATTGGATTGTGGTTAAAGGCATTGCGCAGATTACCAATGGCGATCAGGTGATCACCCTACAAGAAAATCAAAGTACGTTTATTCCCCAGGGGCAGACCCATCGCTTGGCCAACCCTGGCAAAGAGCCTTTAGAAATTATCGAAGTGCAGTCGGGTAGTTATTTAGGCGAAGACGACATTGTGCGTTTTGAAGATACCTACGGACGTAGTTAGTAAATACAAGATTACAAGCAAGAGAAATTCATATGACGAACGATAAAACTGCGAAACAAAAAGTTGCCCTAATCACCGGTATTACCGGACAAGACGGATCCTATTTGGCTGAGTTCTTATTGGAAAAAGGCTACATGGTCCACGGTATTAAGCGCCGCGCCTCTTCGTTCAATACCGAGCGCGTCGATCATCTTTATCAAGACCCACATATCAATCATCGTCACTTTGTATTGCATTATGGTGATTTGACCGATTCAAGCAATTTAACCCGCATCATTCAGCAAACTCAGCCAGATGAAATTTATAATTTGGGCGCGCAGTCTCATGTGGCCGTTTCTTTTGAATCGCCTGAGTACACTGCCGATGTTGATGCGATGGGTCCTTTGCGAATCTTGGAGGCGATTCGAATTTTGGGTCTGGAGAAGAAAACCCGTTTTTATCAAGCCTCCACTTCGGAGCTCTATGGCCTAGTACAAGAGATTCCCCAAAAGGAAACCACACCCTTTTATCCACGCAGCCCTTATGCAGTAGCCAAGCTATATGCGTATTGGATTACTGTGAACTATCGTGAAGCCTATGGCATGTATGCCTGCAACGGGATTCTTTTTAATCATGAGTCTAAGCGTCGTGGCGAGACCTTTGTGACCCGCAAGATTACCCGGGGTTTATCCAATATTGCCCAAGGTCTAGAGCAATGCTTATACATGGGCAATATGGATGCGCTACGCGACTGGGGCCATGCCAAAGACTATGTGCGTATGCAATGGTTGATGTTGCAACAAGAACAACCAGAAGATTTTGTGATTGCGACTGGAGTGCAATTTACTGTCCGTGAATTTATTGTCCGTAGCGCCAAGCAATTGGGCATCACCCTCAAGTTTGAAGGTAAGGCTGAGAAAGAAGAGGGCATTGTGGCAGCCATCGAGGGAGATAAAGCCCCCGCCCTCAAGGTGGGTGATGTCATTGTAAAGATTGATCCACGCTACTACCGTCCTACTGAAGTCGAGACCCTTTTAGGTGATCCGGCCAAAGCCAAAGCCAAATTAGGTTGGGTTCCCGAAATTACCATCGATCAGATGATTGTGGAGATGGTTGCCAATGATCTGGACCAAGCCAAGCAACATGCTTTGCTGAAAAAGCATGGCTTTAGTGTGGCCTTTGGTAAAGAGAATTAATAAATATCAAAAACACCGTGCCTACTGATTTGAACCAAAAGATTTATGTGGCTGGCCATCGCGGTATGGTGGGCTCGGCAATTGTGCGTGTCCTCAAAGCCCAAGGTTGCAGCAATATCATCACGCGCACGCATGCTGAGCTCGATTTAACCAATCAAGCTGCTGTTAAGCAATTTTTTGAACAAGAAAAACCAGCTCAAGTGTATTTGGCTGCCGCTAAGGTGGGTGGTATCCATGCAAACAATACTTATCCCGCGCAGTTTATTTACGACAACTTGATGATGGAGGCCAATGTCATTCATCAAGCGTTTGAAGTAGGCGTAAAGAAACTCTTGTTCTTAGGATCGAGCTGCATTTATCCAAAATTGGCAGCGCAACCCATGGCAGAAAATGCCTTACTGACGGGTGAGCTCGAATCGACTAATGAGCCCTATGCCATTGCCAAGATTGCGGGTATTAAATTGTGCGAGAGTTATAACCGCCAATATGGCCAATCGCATGGTGTTGACTATCGCTCAGTCATGCCCACCAATCTTTACGGCCCAGGAGATAATTACCATCCTGAAAATAGCCATGTGATTCCAGCGCTCATCAGACGCTTTCATGAGGCAACAGTGAGTAATGCACCTGAAGTGCTGATTTGGGGCACGGGTACCCCCAAGCGTGAATTTTTATATGTTGAGGATATGGCAGAAGCTTCAGTCTTTGTCATGGATTTAGACAAGGCGATCTACGATCAACACACCAGCCCGATGCAAAGCCACATTAATGTGGGCTTTGGTGAAGATGTGACGATTGCGCAGCTGGCACATGCGGTGGCCGCAACTACAGGTTACGCGGGCAAGATTGATTTTGATGCTAGCAAGCCCGATGGCGCTCCTCGCAAATGTATGGACTCTTCGCGCTTAAATACCCTGGGCTGGAAAGCCAAAATTGGGCTGAATGCGGGTTTAGCCAGAGCGTATTCCGACTTTTTGCAACACACAGCTGAGAAAATCACTTGAGAATTGGCTTTCATACCAATAGCTTGTCGTTTCGAGGCGCTGAAATTGCTGTTTTTGATTACGCGCTACATAACCAATCCCTGCTTCAAAATGAATCACTGGTATTTTACAAAAGCCACCTGCCTAGTGAGCCTAGCGTTGTTGAAAAATTTTCTCAGCACTTCAAGCTCTTGCCTTATCAAACTCATGCAGATCTGGCGCGCTTAGCAGATCAAGAAAAAATCGATTTGCTGTATTTCATTAAATCAGGTGAGCGCGATGGTGACATCATTAGTAATGTTCCTTGCGCGGTTCATGCTGTTTTCCCCACTAAGCCAGCAGAATTTCATGGCGATAAGTTAGCCTTTGTTTCGCAGTGGCTGGCCAAAGAGTATTCCAATCATAAAATTCCTTTTGTACCCCATATGATTGATTTGCCCAATGTACAAGAAGATCTGCGCGTAGAGCTCAATATTCCAAAACATGCCACAGTAATCGCCAGCTATGGCGGGTCAGATAGTTTTAACTTACCTTTTGTACATGAAACCATTGTGCAGGTATTGGCTAAGCGTAAGGATCTTTATTTTATCTTTATGAACTTTGCCCCTTTTGCCCAGCATGAGCGCTTGATCTTCTTGCCAGGCAACTCGGACATGCATTACAAGATGCGTTTTATTAATACTGCCGATGGCATGATTCATGCTAGAGGAATAGGAGAAAGCTTTGGCTTGGCTTGTGGTGAGTTTTCAATCAAGAATAAGCCGGTCATGACCTATGCATTTTCGCCACAGCGCAGTCATATTGAAATATTGGGAGATAAAGCACTTCTTTATCAGGGTAAAAAAGACTTAGCGCAAATGCTGCTGAACTTTAATCCCCAAGTTCAGCATGAACGTAATTGGGATGCCTATAGTACAAATTTTTTACCTTCTGCAGTGATGAATAAGTTTAAAAAAGTATTTTTATCTAGTGATGCTCAAGATTTACGATTGAGCCCATTGGATAAATTATCGATACAGAGATATCGTCTTGAAAGAAAAATACGAAATCTCTCTAAGAAAATGTATCTATAGATCATCAAGGCCCATTATGAATATTCTT comes from Polynucleobacter paneuropaeus and encodes:
- the folE gene encoding GTP cyclohydrolase I, yielding MPTKPIPKKTVANKPATKQASTKQVVSKKTARAVSKSDAGTPLSVIIRRRIVAQKARFHANDNISAFIKPGELEGLVDEVAQKMQAVLESLVIDTDNDHNTKKTSERVAKMYVQEVFNGRYVEQPTLTKFPNVSHLNELMIIGPITVRSACSHHLCPIMGRIWIGVLPSKTSALIGLSKYSRLTEWVMCRPQIQEEAVVELADMLEKKIKPIGVAVVMEADHFCMQWRGVKDRDSKMINSVMRGSFLKDPNLRREFLSLIDKR
- a CDS encoding class I SAM-dependent methyltransferase, whose translation is MTIQFQNQTLNPLIANLEIFKAYQQSPYLSLKHSAYFQVYEELLSQYRGKSITFVEVGVLNGGSLFMWRNFFGPQARIIGIDFNPLAKRWEQDGFEIYIGSQSSSDFWKNFFSAVGPVDVLLDDGGHTNEQQIVTTHEAIPFIKDGGLLLVEDVHTSYFKDFGNPSKYSFINYAKQFVDVVNSRFPGVQPAPQARFKKAVYSVHFYDSIVGLSVDRTKCFTSSWTSNEGQTFEAEDYRHHDSAARQLNQALIKTFHKVGLKVSMGKFLKLVEAPLVKNRLKRFFK
- the gmd gene encoding GDP-mannose 4,6-dehydratase, which gives rise to MTNDKTAKQKVALITGITGQDGSYLAEFLLEKGYMVHGIKRRASSFNTERVDHLYQDPHINHRHFVLHYGDLTDSSNLTRIIQQTQPDEIYNLGAQSHVAVSFESPEYTADVDAMGPLRILEAIRILGLEKKTRFYQASTSELYGLVQEIPQKETTPFYPRSPYAVAKLYAYWITVNYREAYGMYACNGILFNHESKRRGETFVTRKITRGLSNIAQGLEQCLYMGNMDALRDWGHAKDYVRMQWLMLQQEQPEDFVIATGVQFTVREFIVRSAKQLGITLKFEGKAEKEEGIVAAIEGDKAPALKVGDVIVKIDPRYYRPTEVETLLGDPAKAKAKLGWVPEITIDQMIVEMVANDLDQAKQHALLKKHGFSVAFGKEN
- a CDS encoding HPP family protein translates to MRTIKESLKHCLFYLGGDQPPVSWQERARTFLGAFLGLMLVITIAKYLGETVGIDEWLMASLGASALLVFALPQSPLAQPWAVIAGNTLSALVGITCAHFTDLPISVTLALAASLSILGMFILRCLHPPAAAVALIAVLGHGLQYRYAFFPVMVDSILLVITGGIYSNLTGKVYPNQPK
- a CDS encoding high-potential iron-sulfur protein; this translates as MQNSRRQFMILSAAGAATLALNSKVQAQAMVSPTDPQAVALGYVADASKVDKAKYPKFVAGSHCGNCALYQGAAGSAAGGCALFAGKQVHSAGWCSAYNKKA
- a CDS encoding mannose-1-phosphate guanylyltransferase/mannose-6-phosphate isomerase codes for the protein MTSVTPVILCGGSGTRLWPLSRSGFPKQFLVLSGSDSKQSLFQEAIERINAIGNQDITLGPTLIVTNEEHRFLALDQLRELPEIKATLLLEPIGRNTAPALTLAAFQARDGGSNTELDPILVITPADQTVQNTAAFVKALQECIAVVNADQSKKTIAILGITPTAPETGYGYIERMQEQGAHHEYTVAKFVEKPDSKTAQSYLADGNYLWNSGMFVLRASTWLAALKEFRSDIFGASETAWQGKSMDQSGEVSFVRPDTALFTSIPSESIDYAVIEKCPGTSFSVKMVELNAGWNDLGAWDAVWQVGSQDSNGNVTSGDTLLSNTKNSLVHASTRLVSTVGIDNLVIIETADAVLVADRANSQDVKHIVSQLDAQKREEKNLHRKVARPWGWYDSVDEGERFKVKRIQVKPGASLSLQMHHHRAEHWIVVKGIAQITNGDQVITLQENQSTFIPQGQTHRLANPGKEPLEIIEVQSGSYLGEDDIVRFEDTYGRS